The Kitasatospora sp. NBC_00374 genome has a segment encoding these proteins:
- a CDS encoding nucleoside triphosphate pyrophosphatase, producing the protein MTDRRTLVLASASPARLGLLRQAGLDPRVVVSGVDEDALSAPTPAELALVLAEAKAKAVACGLTGGELVIGCDSVLELDGQALGKPADAAEALLRWQSMRGRSGVLQTGHCVIDTATGRQASATASTTVRFGSPDDAEIAAYIASGEPLHVAGAFTLDGRSAPFVEGIDGDPGNVIGLSLPLLRRLLAELDVRITDLWV; encoded by the coding sequence ATGACCGATCGCCGCACCCTGGTACTCGCTTCCGCCTCCCCCGCCCGCCTCGGGCTGCTGCGCCAGGCGGGCCTCGACCCGCGGGTCGTGGTGAGCGGTGTCGACGAGGACGCCCTCAGTGCACCGACTCCGGCCGAACTCGCCCTGGTCCTGGCCGAGGCCAAGGCCAAGGCAGTGGCCTGCGGCCTGACCGGCGGTGAGCTGGTGATCGGCTGCGACTCGGTGCTGGAACTGGACGGACAGGCCCTCGGCAAGCCCGCCGACGCCGCGGAGGCGCTGCTGCGCTGGCAGTCGATGCGCGGCCGCTCCGGCGTACTGCAGACCGGACACTGCGTGATCGACACCGCCACCGGCCGGCAGGCGTCGGCCACCGCCTCGACCACCGTGCGCTTCGGCAGCCCCGACGACGCGGAGATCGCCGCCTACATCGCCAGCGGCGAACCGCTGCACGTGGCCGGGGCGTTCACGCTGGACGGCCGCTCCGCACCGTTCGTCGAGGGCATCGACGGCGACCCCGGCAACGTGATCGGCCTGTCGCTGCCGTTGCTGCGGCGGCTGCTCGCGGAGCTGGACGTCCGGATCACCGACCTCTGGGTCTGA
- a CDS encoding DeoR/GlpR family DNA-binding transcription regulator yields MVRANGAVSLRELARVVQTSEVTVRRDVRALEAEGLLDRRHGGAVLPGGFSREPGYPQKTHLAAAEKSAIADLAAGLVEEGDAVVVGAGTTTQELARRLARVPGLTVVTNSLLVAQALAHANRVEVVMTGGTLRGSNYALVGSGAEQSLHGLRVSKAFISGSGLTAERGLSTTNMLSASVDRALVQAAAEVIVLADHTKLGSDTMFQTVPTEAITHLVTDEQSAAEDATACELSALADCGVRISVAPTGLPAEPPVHGGQDRHQQLSGPAVPRRVAPPPGGAPLPGQRRPGAHSGPPGQLPTRLAELGGPRVR; encoded by the coding sequence ATGGTGCGCGCCAACGGAGCGGTCTCGCTCCGCGAACTGGCCCGCGTCGTCCAGACCTCCGAAGTCACCGTCCGCCGGGACGTCCGGGCGCTGGAGGCCGAAGGGCTGCTCGACCGCCGGCACGGCGGCGCGGTGCTCCCCGGCGGCTTCAGCCGGGAGCCCGGCTATCCGCAGAAGACCCATCTCGCCGCCGCCGAGAAGAGCGCCATCGCCGACCTGGCCGCAGGCCTGGTCGAGGAGGGCGACGCGGTGGTGGTCGGCGCGGGCACCACCACGCAGGAACTGGCCCGCCGGCTGGCCCGGGTGCCGGGCCTGACGGTGGTCACCAACTCCCTGCTGGTCGCCCAGGCGCTCGCGCACGCCAACCGGGTGGAGGTGGTGATGACCGGTGGCACCCTGCGGGGCTCCAACTACGCCCTCGTGGGCAGTGGGGCCGAGCAGTCCCTGCACGGGCTGCGGGTCTCCAAGGCCTTCATCTCCGGCAGCGGCCTGACCGCCGAGCGCGGCCTGTCCACCACCAACATGCTCTCCGCCAGCGTGGACCGCGCCCTGGTCCAGGCCGCCGCCGAGGTGATCGTGCTGGCGGACCACACCAAGCTCGGGTCGGACACCATGTTCCAGACGGTGCCGACCGAGGCGATCACGCACCTGGTGACGGACGAGCAGTCCGCCGCCGAGGACGCGACCGCCTGCGAGCTGAGCGCGCTGGCCGACTGCGGGGTGCGGATCTCGGTCGCCCCGACCGGGCTCCCGGCCGAGCCGCCGGTGCACGGCGGTCAGGACCGGCACCAGCAGCTGTCCGGCCCCGCCGTCCCGCGCCGGGTCGCCCCGCCGCCCGGCGGAGCCCCCCTGCCGGGCCAGCGGCGGCCCGGGGCGCACAGCGGCCCGCCGGGCCAGCTGCCCACCCGGCTCGCCGAGTTGGGCGGGCCCAGGGTCCGCTGA
- a CDS encoding DoxX family protein produces the protein MPFVPREAVETARPHVLGLFRIVVGLLFVCHGAAKLFGVLGGVGGGATVGTWAWPGFYAGLIELGAGSLVLVGLRTRTAALLCSGSMAFAYFDVHQERALWPIENGGETAALYSWVFLLIAFAGPGSFALGSVLGPVLKRRGAPATAAEEPAPAAV, from the coding sequence ATGCCCTTCGTCCCGCGCGAGGCCGTCGAGACCGCCCGACCGCACGTCCTCGGCCTGTTCAGAATCGTGGTCGGCCTGCTCTTCGTCTGCCACGGCGCGGCCAAGCTGTTCGGTGTGCTCGGCGGTGTCGGCGGCGGTGCCACGGTCGGCACCTGGGCCTGGCCCGGCTTCTACGCCGGGCTGATCGAGCTGGGCGCGGGCAGCCTGGTGCTGGTCGGCCTCCGCACCCGGACGGCCGCCCTGCTGTGCTCCGGCTCGATGGCGTTCGCGTACTTCGACGTCCACCAGGAGCGGGCGCTGTGGCCGATCGAGAACGGCGGCGAGACCGCCGCGCTGTACTCGTGGGTCTTCCTGCTGATCGCCTTCGCCGGCCCGGGCAGCTTCGCGCTGGGCTCCGTGCTGGGGCCCGTGCTGAAGCGCCGGGGCGCCCCGGCGACCGCGGCCGAGGAGCCGGCCCCGGCGGCCGTCTGA
- the mmpB gene encoding morphogenic membrane protein MmpB — protein MLWSDPGDEPSPEARRVQRMLHRAGLLLAVVTVLAALLLML, from the coding sequence GTGCTCTGGTCAGATCCCGGCGACGAGCCCTCGCCCGAAGCCCGCCGAGTGCAGCGGATGCTGCACCGGGCCGGCCTGCTGCTCGCCGTCGTCACCGTCCTGGCGGCCCTGCTGCTGATGCTCTAG
- a CDS encoding biotin carboxylase N-terminal domain-containing protein gives MRKVLIANRGEIAVRVARACRDSGIASVAVYAEPDRDALHVRAADEAYALGGDTPATSYLDIAKVLKAAADSGADAVHPGYGFLSENAEFAQAVLDAGLTWIGPPPQAIRDLGDKVTARHVAQRAGAPLVAGTPEPVGGADEVVAFAREHGLPVAIKAAFGGGGRGLKVARTLEEIPELFESAVREAVAAFGRGECFVEQYLDNPRHVETQCLADQHGNVVVVSTRDCSLQRRHQKLVEEAPAPFLTAEQNAELYRASKAILREAGYVGAGTCEFLVSQDGLISFLEVNTRLQVEHPVSEEVTGIDLVREMFRIADGEELGYDDPEIRGHSIEFRINGEDPGRNFLPAPGTVTLFAPPSGPGVRLDAGVETGSVIGPAWDSLLAKLIVTGATRKQALQRSARALAEFKVEGMATAIPFHQAVVTDPAFAPEVHGSDEAFKVFTRWIETEFDNTIPAFTGAGGDAEEADQRETVVVEVGGKRIEVSLPSSLGVSAAPAAGGAAAKTKRRAGAKKAGSAVSGDTLASPMQGTIVKVAVTEGQTVAEGELIVVLEAMKMEQPLNAHKAGTVVGLKAEVGASVSSGAALCEIKD, from the coding sequence GTGCGCAAGGTGCTCATCGCCAACCGCGGAGAAATCGCCGTCCGGGTCGCCCGGGCCTGCCGGGACTCCGGTATCGCCAGCGTCGCCGTGTACGCCGAGCCGGACCGGGACGCGCTGCACGTCCGCGCGGCCGACGAGGCCTACGCGCTCGGCGGCGACACCCCGGCCACCAGCTACCTGGACATCGCCAAGGTCCTCAAGGCCGCCGCAGACTCGGGCGCGGACGCCGTCCACCCGGGCTACGGCTTCCTGTCCGAGAACGCCGAGTTCGCCCAGGCCGTCCTGGACGCGGGTCTGACCTGGATCGGCCCGCCGCCGCAGGCCATCCGCGACCTCGGTGACAAGGTCACCGCCCGGCACGTCGCCCAGCGGGCGGGGGCGCCGCTGGTCGCGGGCACGCCGGAGCCGGTCGGCGGCGCCGACGAGGTCGTCGCGTTCGCCCGGGAGCACGGCCTGCCGGTCGCCATCAAGGCGGCCTTCGGCGGTGGCGGCCGCGGCCTCAAGGTCGCCCGCACCCTGGAGGAGATCCCGGAGCTGTTCGAGTCGGCGGTCCGCGAGGCGGTCGCCGCCTTCGGCCGCGGCGAGTGCTTCGTCGAGCAGTACCTGGACAACCCGCGGCACGTGGAGACCCAGTGCCTGGCCGACCAGCACGGCAACGTGGTGGTCGTCTCGACCCGTGACTGCTCGCTCCAGCGGCGCCACCAGAAGCTGGTCGAGGAGGCCCCCGCGCCGTTCCTCACCGCCGAGCAGAACGCCGAGCTGTACCGCGCGTCCAAGGCGATCCTGCGCGAGGCGGGCTATGTCGGCGCCGGCACCTGCGAGTTCCTGGTCTCCCAGGACGGGCTGATCTCCTTCCTGGAGGTCAACACCCGTCTGCAGGTCGAGCACCCGGTCTCCGAGGAGGTCACCGGCATCGACCTGGTCCGCGAGATGTTCCGGATCGCGGACGGCGAGGAGCTCGGCTACGACGACCCGGAGATCCGCGGTCACTCGATCGAGTTCCGGATCAACGGCGAGGACCCGGGCCGCAACTTCCTGCCGGCCCCCGGCACCGTGACGCTGTTCGCCCCGCCGTCCGGCCCGGGCGTGCGGCTGGACGCGGGCGTGGAGACCGGCTCGGTCATCGGCCCGGCCTGGGACTCCCTGCTGGCCAAGCTGATCGTCACCGGCGCCACCCGCAAGCAGGCGCTGCAGCGCTCCGCCCGGGCCCTGGCCGAGTTCAAGGTCGAGGGCATGGCCACCGCCATCCCGTTCCACCAGGCGGTCGTCACCGACCCGGCGTTCGCGCCGGAGGTGCACGGCAGCGACGAGGCGTTCAAGGTCTTCACCCGCTGGATCGAGACCGAGTTCGACAACACCATCCCGGCCTTCACCGGCGCGGGCGGGGACGCCGAGGAGGCGGACCAGCGGGAGACCGTGGTGGTCGAGGTCGGCGGCAAGCGGATCGAGGTCTCGCTGCCCTCCTCGCTGGGCGTCTCCGCCGCCCCGGCGGCGGGCGGTGCCGCGGCCAAGACCAAGCGCCGCGCCGGTGCCAAGAAGGCCGGCTCGGCGGTCAGCGGCGACACGCTGGCCTCGCCCATGCAGGGCACCATCGTCAAGGTCGCCGTGACGGAGGGCCAGACGGTCGCCGAGGGCGAGCTGATCGTCGTCCTGGAGGCGATGAAGATGGAGCAGCCGCTCAACGCGCACAAGGCCGGCACCGTCGTCGGCCTCAAGGCCGAGGTGGGCGCCAGCGTCAGCAGCGGCGCCGCGCTCTGCGAGATCAAGGACTGA
- a CDS encoding alpha/beta hydrolase family protein has translation MKRVTMSAAGLAAAGLLLAGCGGPGGSGGPAGPAGAPSASASAVTYGCLTKEQGARGAVSIPSDVSSVDAYYRDSDAGGARVAIVLSHQNGGSLCDWVPYLDGFTAAGYAVLPFTANGDVATGIESVAGYLKSKGIARLVLIGASKGGTGSLVAAALPSPLPVAAVVSLSGPESFGADNAATAVKRLKVPVLFAAEEHDSTFPADARSLHAAAASADKQLRIYPGGNHGAQVLGDGALPDVQSFLATYAPPAG, from the coding sequence ATGAAGCGCGTCACCATGTCCGCGGCGGGGCTGGCGGCGGCCGGGCTGCTGCTCGCCGGCTGCGGCGGCCCGGGCGGCTCCGGCGGTCCGGCCGGCCCGGCGGGCGCGCCGTCGGCGAGCGCCTCGGCGGTCACCTACGGGTGCCTGACCAAGGAGCAGGGCGCCAGGGGCGCGGTGAGCATTCCGAGCGACGTCAGCAGCGTGGACGCCTACTACCGGGACTCGGACGCCGGTGGCGCCAGGGTCGCGATCGTCCTCTCGCACCAGAACGGCGGCAGCCTCTGCGACTGGGTGCCCTACCTGGACGGCTTCACCGCGGCGGGCTACGCCGTCCTGCCCTTCACGGCCAACGGGGACGTCGCGACCGGCATCGAGTCCGTCGCCGGCTACCTGAAGTCCAAGGGGATCGCCAGGCTGGTCCTGATCGGCGCGTCCAAGGGCGGCACCGGTTCGCTGGTGGCCGCGGCGCTGCCCTCTCCGCTGCCGGTGGCCGCGGTGGTCTCGCTGAGCGGCCCGGAGTCCTTCGGGGCCGACAACGCGGCCACCGCCGTGAAGCGGTTGAAGGTGCCCGTCCTGTTCGCCGCCGAGGAGCACGACAGCACGTTCCCCGCCGACGCGAGGAGCCTGCACGCGGCGGCGGCCTCGGCCGACAAGCAGCTCAGGATCTACCCCGGCGGGAACCACGGCGCACAGGTGCTCGGCGACGGCGCGCTGCCCGATGTGCAGAGCTTCCTGGCGACCTACGCGCCCCCCGCGGGCTGA
- a CDS encoding amino acid permease: MSADTTQRTRTGPEAADGNSDGNLQAGLKNRHLSMIAIGGVIGAGLFVGSGAGIASTGPGILLSYALAGVLVVMVMRMLGEMAAADPQSGSFSAYADRALGRWAGFSIGWLYWFFWVVVLAVEATAGAKILNGWMPGVPQWAFALLVMAVLTATNLFSVASYGEFEFWFAGIKVVAIAAFIVIGTLAVFGLLPGTHAVGTTNLVGHNGGFLPHGVGAVFTGMLTVVFAFMGSEIVTLAAGESADPEKAVSKATNSVIWRIGIFYLGSIAIVVTLLPWDSAAVKGSPYVAVLEHVGIPGAGRVMDVIVLTAVLSCLNSGLYTASRMAFSLGRRGDAPAAFAKVSSRGVPTTAILASVVFGFVAVFFNYTSPNTVFQFLLNSSGAVALFVWVVICLSQLRMRKIIERESPERLTVRMWLYPYLTWATIGLIGFVMAYMFTTEDGRKQMYLSLVAAAIVLAAAPIVQRRRAGRELAAEAASGS, from the coding sequence ATGAGCGCGGACACCACCCAGCGCACCAGGACCGGCCCCGAGGCCGCCGACGGCAACTCCGACGGCAACCTCCAGGCCGGACTCAAGAACCGCCACCTGTCGATGATCGCCATCGGCGGCGTGATCGGCGCCGGCCTGTTCGTCGGCTCCGGCGCCGGCATCGCCTCGACCGGCCCGGGCATCCTGCTCTCCTACGCCCTGGCCGGCGTGCTGGTCGTCATGGTGATGCGGATGCTCGGCGAGATGGCCGCCGCGGACCCGCAGAGCGGCTCCTTCTCCGCGTACGCGGACCGGGCGCTGGGCCGCTGGGCCGGTTTCTCGATCGGCTGGCTGTACTGGTTCTTCTGGGTCGTCGTGCTGGCCGTGGAGGCCACCGCCGGCGCCAAGATCCTCAACGGCTGGATGCCCGGCGTACCGCAGTGGGCCTTCGCCCTGCTGGTGATGGCCGTGCTCACCGCGACCAACCTCTTCTCGGTCGCCTCGTACGGCGAGTTCGAGTTCTGGTTCGCCGGCATCAAGGTGGTGGCCATCGCGGCCTTCATCGTGATCGGCACCCTGGCCGTGTTCGGCCTGCTGCCCGGCACGCACGCGGTCGGCACCACCAACCTGGTCGGCCACAACGGCGGCTTCCTGCCGCACGGCGTGGGCGCGGTCTTCACCGGCATGCTGACCGTGGTCTTCGCCTTCATGGGCAGCGAGATCGTCACCCTGGCCGCCGGCGAGTCCGCCGACCCCGAGAAGGCCGTCAGCAAGGCCACCAACAGCGTGATCTGGCGGATCGGGATCTTCTACCTGGGCTCGATCGCCATCGTGGTCACCCTGCTGCCCTGGGACTCCGCCGCCGTCAAGGGCAGCCCGTACGTGGCGGTACTGGAGCACGTCGGCATCCCCGGCGCGGGCCGCGTGATGGACGTCATCGTGCTGACCGCCGTGCTGTCCTGCCTCAACTCCGGCCTGTACACGGCCTCCCGGATGGCCTTCTCGCTCGGCCGCCGGGGCGACGCGCCCGCCGCCTTCGCCAAGGTCAGCAGCCGCGGCGTGCCGACCACGGCGATCCTGGCCTCGGTGGTCTTCGGCTTCGTCGCGGTGTTCTTCAACTACACCTCGCCGAACACCGTGTTCCAGTTCCTGCTGAACTCCTCGGGCGCGGTCGCGCTGTTCGTCTGGGTCGTGATCTGCCTGTCCCAGCTGCGGATGCGGAAGATCATCGAGCGTGAGTCGCCGGAGCGGCTGACCGTGCGGATGTGGCTCTACCCGTACCTGACCTGGGCCACCATCGGCCTGATCGGCTTCGTGATGGCGTACATGTTCACCACCGAGGACGGCCGCAAGCAGATGTACCTCTCCCTGGTCGCGGCGGCGATCGTGCTGGCCGCCGCGCCGATCGTGCAGCGCCGGCGGGCCGGCCGCGAGCTGGCGGCGGAGGCCGCGAGCGGCTCCTGA
- a CDS encoding acyl-CoA carboxylase epsilon subunit, which yields MPPIHVLHGQPTPEELATVLAVVSARAAAAQAAAEAARTTGGPASPWNDNARRLRPVLRPGAHAWRTSGWAR from the coding sequence ATGCCCCCGATCCATGTGCTGCACGGGCAGCCGACCCCCGAGGAGCTGGCCACCGTCCTGGCGGTGGTCTCAGCCCGGGCCGCCGCCGCGCAGGCCGCCGCCGAGGCGGCCCGCACGACGGGCGGCCCGGCCTCCCCGTGGAACGACAACGCCCGGCGCCTGCGCCCCGTGCTGCGGCCGGGCGCGCACGCCTGGCGCACCTCCGGCTGGGCGCGCTGA